The Streptomyces sp. ALI-76-A nucleotide sequence GCAACGTGGAGGGCCTCGCCGCCCTCATCTTCACCAAGTACGTGTTCGCCTTCGAGATCACCGGCGCCCTGCTGATCACGGCCGCCGTCGGCGCCATGGTGCTCACCCACCGCGAGCGCACCGAGCGGCCGAAGACCCAGCGCGAGCTGGCCGGGGAGCGCGTACGGGAAGGCAAGCAACTGCCTCCGCTGCCCGCCCCCGGTGTGTACGCCCGGCACAACGCGGTGGACATCGCCGGCCTGCTCCCGGACGGCACCGCGTCCGAGCTCACCGTCATCAAGACGCTGCGCGAGCGCGGTCAGATCCGGGACGTGTCCGCCGAGGCCCTCAACGACCTGAAGGCCCTGGAGCAGCGCGCCGAGGAGCGCCTGGAGCGGACCCCGATCGAGCCGTCTCCCTACAAGCGGGCCGAGGAGGCGTCGAAGTGAACCCCGTCAACTACCTCTACCTGGCCGCCCTGTTGTTCACCATCGGCGCGACCGGCGTACTGATCAGGCGCAACGCCATCGTCGTGTTCATGTGCGTCGAGCTGATGCTCAACGCCTGCAACCTCGCGTTTGTCGCCTTCTCCCGGATGCACGGCAATCTGGACGGCCAGATCATCGCCTTCTTCACGATGGTCGTCGCCGCCGCGGAGGTCGTGGTCGGGCTCGCGATCATCGTGTCGCTGTTCCGTTCCCGCCACTCGGCCTCGGTCGACGACGCCAGCCTGATGAAGCTGTAAGGGGTCGCTGAATCGTGGAGAACCTGATCGCGCTGCTCATCGCGGCGCCTCTGCTCGGAGCGGTGGTCCTGCTGTG carries:
- a CDS encoding NADH-quinone oxidoreductase subunit J, which gives rise to MSAQLAAYSTSTGEAFQFWLLGTVAVIGALCTVFMRRAVHSALCLAGTMIILAVFYLANGAYFLGVVQIVVYTGAIMMLFLFVVMLVGVTAADSLKETIRGQRWLALLCGLGFGILLAAGIGNASLTEFNGLAQANANGNVEGLAALIFTKYVFAFEITGALLITAAVGAMVLTHRERTERPKTQRELAGERVREGKQLPPLPAPGVYARHNAVDIAGLLPDGTASELTVIKTLRERGQIRDVSAEALNDLKALEQRAEERLERTPIEPSPYKRAEEASK
- the nuoK gene encoding NADH-quinone oxidoreductase subunit NuoK encodes the protein MNPVNYLYLAALLFTIGATGVLIRRNAIVVFMCVELMLNACNLAFVAFSRMHGNLDGQIIAFFTMVVAAAEVVVGLAIIVSLFRSRHSASVDDASLMKL